One genomic segment of Candidatus Atribacteria bacterium ADurb.Bin276 includes these proteins:
- the ycjO_1 gene encoding Inner membrane ABC transporter permease protein YcjO, with translation MKKEWLAGYSFTLPSIILLIILVIYPLFLTLTYSLSDMSLTSTRYLGWTAYNKLFGNKMLPLVFKNSIIWTILVVFFQLLLGLGSAIVLNKPFWGRSLVRGIMILPWVMPGVVAGMVWRLIYDPQLGLLNHYLKSLGLIDQYLTWLSIPGSAIYAVIFSAIWKGFPFSMLMYLAGLQGVPAELYEAANIDGAGKWKQFFYVTLPSMQPIITITFLLTFIWTFNYFELIYVMTGGGPAESTHIFPTYVYDLAFKRFRFGDASRFAIFDFLFLLIFSLFYVWLSQRQKRMEQ, from the coding sequence ATGAAAAAAGAATGGCTTGCCGGGTATTCTTTCACCCTGCCATCAATAATTCTATTAATCATTCTGGTTATTTATCCGTTATTTCTTACTCTAACTTATAGCTTGAGCGATATGTCTCTAACCTCCACTCGTTATCTTGGTTGGACTGCCTATAATAAGCTCTTTGGCAATAAAATGTTACCGTTGGTTTTTAAAAATTCGATTATTTGGACAATTCTGGTCGTATTTTTCCAACTCCTTTTAGGGTTAGGGTCAGCAATCGTTTTAAACAAGCCTTTTTGGGGTCGTTCTCTGGTACGGGGCATTATGATTCTCCCTTGGGTTATGCCCGGAGTGGTTGCTGGTATGGTTTGGAGGCTAATTTATGATCCTCAGCTCGGTCTTCTCAATCATTATTTGAAAAGTCTAGGGCTTATTGACCAGTATTTAACTTGGCTTAGCATTCCCGGTTCCGCAATCTATGCCGTGATATTCTCGGCAATCTGGAAGGGTTTTCCTTTTTCCATGCTCATGTATTTAGCTGGTTTACAAGGAGTACCTGCTGAACTCTATGAGGCTGCCAATATTGATGGCGCGGGAAAATGGAAACAGTTTTTTTATGTCACGCTCCCTTCTATGCAACCAATCATCACCATCACTTTTTTGCTTACCTTTATTTGGACATTTAATTATTTCGAGTTGATTTATGTTATGACTGGCGGTGGTCCAGCGGAAAGTACCCATATTTTCCCTACCTACGTCTATGACTTGGCTTTCAAAAGATTCCGTTTTGGTGATGCTTCAAGGTTCGCTATTTTTGATTTCTTATTTCTTCTTATATTCAGCTTATTTTATGTTTGG
- the lpqY gene encoding Trehalose-binding lipoprotein LpqY precursor, whose amino-acid sequence MTKKWVFFGLLIIMLVTLLTGSAFAQKITLNVWLMVQADVNLLKAQEDALAKFKELYPDIDVKFTVFPYSEYRDKLLIAAAAGNPPDISVVDQIWNPEFSAADFVIPLDDYVANSESVKRENYFAGAWDSALFKGKLYGIPFDVGVWALNYYNKTFFKDAGLDPEKPPITWDEFYEAGQKMTSTDKWGTALWVGQGDAVQCITDALTFSNGGSVLNADFTECVLDQQAAIEAMKYFKKLQEINPPGEVSRTEEDSFQLFTAGKVGMFWYGEWGQDSVNARAPEMDWAITNFPKPADGQSIGTFGGWNMVIYKNAPNKDAAWKFIEYWTSKEVNEKVSSLTPANIEAAKSFLTNKRKFSDVIFQQLTQALYRPIFPKYPDLAEIQRNATTAILTGTSDVDSALKIATEEINALLADYYGTN is encoded by the coding sequence ATGACTAAAAAGTGGGTGTTTTTTGGTCTACTTATTATCATGCTGGTTACTCTGTTAACAGGGAGCGCTTTCGCTCAGAAAATTACTTTGAATGTATGGTTGATGGTACAAGCCGATGTCAATCTCTTAAAAGCCCAGGAAGATGCCCTAGCAAAGTTTAAAGAACTCTATCCCGACATTGATGTAAAATTCACCGTTTTCCCCTACAGCGAATACCGCGATAAGCTCCTAATCGCTGCTGCTGCTGGTAATCCACCCGATATTTCGGTTGTTGACCAGATCTGGAATCCGGAATTCTCTGCTGCCGATTTTGTCATCCCATTAGATGATTATGTAGCTAACTCGGAATCAGTAAAAAGAGAAAACTATTTTGCCGGTGCCTGGGATTCGGCTCTTTTTAAAGGGAAACTGTATGGCATCCCATTTGACGTTGGAGTTTGGGCACTTAACTACTACAACAAAACTTTCTTTAAAGATGCCGGTCTCGACCCGGAAAAACCACCAATAACCTGGGACGAGTTTTATGAGGCTGGACAAAAAATGACATCAACAGATAAATGGGGTACGGCACTATGGGTTGGTCAAGGTGATGCCGTTCAATGTATTACTGATGCCCTTACCTTCTCCAACGGTGGATCAGTTTTAAATGCTGATTTTACAGAATGTGTCCTCGATCAACAAGCTGCCATTGAGGCAATGAAGTATTTTAAAAAATTACAAGAGATCAATCCCCCGGGAGAAGTCAGTCGTACCGAAGAAGATTCTTTCCAACTTTTTACTGCTGGAAAGGTTGGTATGTTCTGGTATGGCGAATGGGGTCAAGACAGCGTAAATGCCCGTGCTCCTGAAATGGATTGGGCAATTACCAACTTCCCAAAGCCTGCTGATGGCCAATCAATTGGGACTTTTGGTGGTTGGAATATGGTCATCTATAAAAACGCTCCCAACAAAGACGCGGCTTGGAAATTCATCGAATATTGGACCAGTAAGGAGGTCAACGAAAAAGTTTCTTCGCTTACCCCCGCTAACATTGAAGCTGCCAAATCTTTCTTAACCAACAAACGAAAGTTCTCTGATGTTATTTTTCAACAATTAACTCAGGCTCTTTACCGACCAATTTTCCCAAAATATCCAGATCTCGCTGAAATACAAAGAAATGCAACTACTGCAATTCTCACTGGTACCAGTGACGTTGATAGTGCACTGAAAATAGCAACTGAAGAAATAAATGCTCTTCTTGCCGATTACTACGGTACCAACTAA
- a CDS encoding Uroporphyrinogen decarboxylase (URO-D), which produces MSTAHETSLSNLTKNLNCSVRYYYGEAQDISSPNTFIHFDYPPGAGVFEFQQGDDIKVIFRSAKGEELIGKKRLGEWGCSWHYIEHPVKNIEDLRVLEDIVTSVSYRFDKDFYLEAKKAMGEWGEIQFYWERSPFQRLFLQYAGIENTIQLIYDYPSRLQEYLKKAEEAEDSLFEILASCPVKILNFGENIDGRFNSPRIFNQFLVPYYQKRVQQLHKSGKFCHIHMDGSLKPLLPYLRDSGFDGIEGATPQPQGDVSLEELKGAMGEMILIDGIPMLLFLPEYPLEELESFTKKVLSLFSPRLILGISDEISPQGDIEKVRFVSKFMEINQGGGGSEKKIS; this is translated from the coding sequence ATGTCAACCGCGCACGAAACCAGCTTGTCGAACCTTACCAAAAATTTAAACTGCTCGGTACGGTACTATTATGGCGAGGCTCAAGACATTTCTTCACCGAATACCTTCATTCATTTTGATTATCCTCCTGGTGCTGGGGTTTTTGAATTCCAACAGGGAGATGATATTAAGGTGATTTTTCGGTCAGCCAAGGGTGAAGAGCTGATCGGAAAAAAACGCTTGGGAGAATGGGGATGTTCCTGGCATTATATTGAACATCCAGTTAAAAACATTGAAGACCTTAGAGTTTTGGAAGATATTGTTACTTCGGTTAGTTATCGTTTCGATAAGGATTTTTACTTGGAAGCAAAAAAAGCTATGGGTGAATGGGGAGAGATTCAGTTTTATTGGGAAAGATCACCTTTCCAACGGCTCTTCTTACAATATGCTGGTATTGAAAATACTATCCAGCTCATCTATGACTATCCTAGCCGGCTTCAAGAGTATTTGAAAAAAGCCGAGGAAGCGGAGGATTCACTATTTGAAATTTTAGCTTCCTGTCCAGTAAAAATTCTAAATTTTGGTGAAAATATTGATGGCCGGTTTAATTCTCCTCGTATTTTTAATCAGTTTCTTGTCCCTTATTACCAGAAACGAGTTCAACAGTTACATAAATCAGGTAAGTTTTGTCATATTCATATGGATGGTTCACTCAAACCCCTATTGCCCTACCTCCGAGATTCGGGATTTGATGGGATTGAGGGTGCTACCCCTCAACCACAAGGAGATGTTTCTTTAGAAGAGTTAAAAGGAGCAATGGGAGAAATGATTCTTATCGATGGTATCCCAATGCTCCTTTTTCTCCCGGAATATCCCCTAGAAGAATTAGAATCTTTCACCAAAAAAGTGCTTTCGCTTTTTTCACCGCGCCTCATTTTAGGGATATCCGATGAGATTTCTCCCCAAGGGGATATCGAAAAAGTTCGATTCGTATCTAAATTCATGGAAATAAACCAGGGGGGAGGTGGGAGTGAGAAAAAAATAAGTTGA